GCGTTCGGTGCGCTTCGCTTTCGCGGCGCAGGCATTCGAATTCCGACCCCAAGGTCTGCTGCAGGGTTTCCTGGCTGTAGCGTTGGACGGGAAGACCGCTGCATCTTTCCGGGCCCTCCAATGAGAAACTCGCGATCATGACGTAACCCGGATTGGAGAGGGAGTTTCGCAGCGTTTCAAGGTAAAGCTTCCGGTCCGCCGGATCCGTCAAAAAGTGGAAGACGGCCCGGTCATGCCAGAAGCGGTAGCGTTGCGGAGCGCGGAAGCGCGTGACGTCGGCTTCGACCCATTGAACGGCGTCCGCCGCGGCGCCCATCCTTTGCCTGGCCGTCTCCAGGGCCTTTTTCGAAATATCCAGGACGGTTAGGTTGCGATAGCCCAAGTCGTAAAGGACGGAGGCAAGCTTGGAGGCGCCTCCCCCCACGTCGATGATGGGGTCTTCCTTGCCCAAGCCGGCGGACTCGATCATCGCCAGCGAGCGTGCGGGATTTTCTTGGTACCAGCTGACTTCTTCCGGCTTTTTCCGTTCGTAGACCGATTCCCAGTGGGCTTTGAGGTTCATCTTCCGGCGAACCTATCCCGGAAGGGTTTTTTTTCCAACCCAACTTTTTCCTTTTCGGCCCAAAGCCGCGTGGGCCGGGTGAAGGTGTATGGAGCCGGATTTACTCTGGCGGGAATAAAACCAGTTTTTCAACGGCCTCCTAGAGAATCCTTGTGCTCCGGAGACACTTGCGAAAAGATAAGCGGCATCTTGAGCCGAGACTCCAAAAAAATCGAAAAACTGCGCCGCCGAGCCAAGGAGCGGCGAGACGAAAAAACCCACCGCCAGGCGCGGCGCTACCAAAAGCACCTGCAAAGCCGGTGCTGGCGGCGCTTCCTGGGCTACCTGGGCGCCTATCGCGGCAGGATCGCGGGCATCGTCGCGCTGATCCTCTTGACCGCCCTCTTCGAGATCGTCCTTCCCCAAATCGTCCGCTTTGTCCTGGACGTGGTCGTGCCGCGCAAGGACTATCGCCTGCTCGGCTGGACCATCGCGGCGGGGGCCGGCTGCTACCTCCTGCACGCCGCGTTCCGCTACCTCGAGCAGCGCAGCGTGGTGGATTTTTCGCTGCGGCTCGTCGCCCACATTCGGCGCGACCTCTTCGCCTATCAACTCTCGCTGCCGCTGGATTACTTCGAGAAGAACGGGCCGGGCCGCCTGCTCTCGAAGCTCACCTACAGCACGACCATGATCAAGCTCCTGGTCGAGACCTTCGCCTACACCTGCCTGCGCACCCTAGTCCTGATCGCTTTGATCGTCATCGCCGCGGCCTTCATCGACCTCAAATTGACCCTGATCCTTCTCCTCTTGGCTCCCCTCGTCGCGATTTACATCCGCCGGCTCAATCGTTACATGAGCGAGGTCGCCTCTCAGCTGCAGACCAAGAACGACCAAATTCTGCAGGTCCTGCAGCGCGTCTACAGCTCGATTAGAATCTTCCAGGTTTTCGGCAACCCAGAAAAGGAAGTCCGCCGCCTCGACGAGCTGTTGCAGGGCGATTTGGCCTTCCGCCTCAAGCGGACCATGGTCTACGCCGGCAACAACATCCTGATCCACTTGCTCACCGCGATCATTGTCCTGGGTGCGCTTTGGTACGGAGGGGCCCAGATCATCCAAGGCAAGCTCAGCCAGGGCGACGTCATGGCCTACGTCATCTATCTCAGCATGCTGCTTTACCCGGTGGCCGAGTTTGTGCGGGCCAGCGCCTTCCTGCAGGCCGGAAAGATCGGCGTGCGCACCGTCTTTTCGGTCTACGAAAACCACGCGCCGCTGCCTGAGCCCGCCCATCCCGTCGAGGCCCGCGAGATTCGCGGCGACCTCGAGTTTCGCAACGTCTGGTTTTCCTATCCGGGCGGTGGGCCGGGCTTGAAGCACCTGAACTTGAAGGCCAAGGCCGGGCGACGGCTCCTCGTGGTCGGCGCCAGCGGGAGCGGGAAATCGACCCTGCTCAATCTCCTGCTGCGCCTCTATGACCCGGAGCGCGGCAGCGTCTGCGTCGACGGAATCCCCGTCCAGCGCTTCCGCCTGCGCGACCTGCGGAGCCTCTTCACCGTCGTCCTGCAGGAGGAGCTGCACGCGGAGGACAGCGTGATGGAGAACCTCTACCTCGCGGAGGAGGCCGATTGGGCGGCGAAGGTGGAAGGGACGCTCGGCTGGACGCGGCAATTGGGGATAGACCGCAAGCTCACGCGGCGCCACAAGAAGCTCGGCGAGGCGATGGGCAGCGGCGGGCTCGGCTTCTCGAGAGGGGAGCTGCAAAAGGTCGCGCTGCTGCGCGCGGCGCGGCGCCCGGCCCCGATCGTTCTGCTCGACGAGCCCACCGCCTCGATGGACCCCCGATCGGAACGCCAGGCCTTGGAGAAGATGGGGGAGTGGTTCCGCGGCAAGACGGTCCTCATGATCTCGCACCGCCCGGTCCCCGAATTCCAGGCGGATTGGATCGCGGTGCTGCGCGAGGGCCGGATCGAGGCCCAGGGTAGCCACTTCTACCTGCTCAAGCACTCGGCGTATTATCGGGACCTGCTCCGGAGGCCAGGGCCTCCCGAAGCCAGCGCGCCAGACGGCGCAGCCGATGCAGGGGCCTGAGCAGCGGCGCCGGCTTCGGCCTTTCCTCGGCCTCCGAGAAATATCGCTCCCAATCCTGATAAGGCCCCAAGGGACGCCGGTGGCGGACGCGGTGGTAGGCGCCGGAGAAGCTGCGGTATTTTTCCTCGCGAAACCAGGCCTCCGGGACCTTTTGCCGGTTCTTCGGCGTGACCTCGCGGGTGACGCAGATCCGGATCCGGTCCTTCACGAAGCGGTCCAGCTCGCGCAAGTCCCGGTCGTCGTCGAGGAAGGGAAAACTCTTGATCCAGGCCAGCAGGTTGTCGGCGTGCCCCATCTCGATTTGTAGATCTTTCAGGATTCGGCGCAGCAGGGCCCGCCTCTCCTCGGGGCTGCGATTGGGCGAGTCACGGTATCTCTCGCGCGTGAGCCGCGACTTGATCCATTCGCGGTAGCGGCGGAGCGCCTTCTCGCCGACCCGGATGCGCCCGCGGTCGAACTTGTATCCCAGGTAATGGAAGGGCTTGTCGGCGGATTGCAGCAGCGTCTTGTCGGGAGAGAGCTTCAGGCCCCGCTCCGTCACGCAGGCCTCGATTTCGCGCGCCGCGGCTTCGATCCGGCCCGCGTCGGGATCCATCGCCAGGATGTCGTCGCCGTAACGGAGATAGAAGATGCGCTCGCGGTACATCCGGTGGTCGAGGTCCTCGAGATAGAAATTCGCCAGCAGCGGGGTCAGCGGGGAGCCGGTCGGGACGCCGAGGTCGGGGACGACGAGCTCGCCGCGAAAGTAGCGCTTTTGCCTCAGGAAAGTCTTCAGCAGGCCGAGCAGCTCCGGCTCGCCCGGAAAGCGCGCGGCGAATTTCTCCAGCAGCAGGTCGTGGCGGATGTGCTCGGTGTAGCTCTGGATGTCCGTCTTGAAGAGGCGCAGACCGCAGCCGTGCCGCTTGAGGAAGCCCCGGGCCCGCTTCAGGGCGGCGCCCTGGTGAAAGCGGGGATCCCAGCGGTAGGAGTAGAGGTTGGGGGCGAAGCCCGCGTCCAACTCCGGCCACAGGACCAGGGCGAGGGCCTTCTGAATCACCTTGTCGCGGAGGCTGGAGAGGTAGACGTCGCGCATCTCCCCCTCGGCGTTCTTGGGGACTTGGCGGTGGAGCTGGGGGAGGAACTCGCGGTCGCCGTGGAGCAGGAACTGGCGGCAGTCCTCGAGATATTCTTCGAGGCGCTGCTCGAAGTCGCGGATCGAGAGGCCGTCGATGCCGGGAATGAATTTCCGCAGGGTCGTCCCGTCGGGGAGCACGAATTTTTCGATGCTTTGATAAAAAGACTCCAAGATGTGTTTCTTCCGGGTCAGTTTTTGAAACAGAGAAACCATCTTGGAGGGGGAGCGCTACGCCGAAACTATCGCCCCAAGGGGCGACCTGTGAATCGTAAGACAAATGGGGCACCCCCGAAAGGGAGTGCAAATGGGGCCTTACAAATAATCCCCCCGATCGTCTCGGGGGTATCCACCCACGGCTTCAGACCCTTACCCGAGGGGAGCGCGAAGGCTCTATTTCTGAAGCGCCGGTGATCGCGGGTAAGAAGGCGCCTCCCCGGACGCCTTCGGTTTCGGCAAAATTATTGGATCTTCAGGCTGCCGTTGTAGATGTCCGTCTCGATGAAGGAGACCAGGCGGTCGTTGCCGCGGTCCTTTTCGGTGATGGCCACGCCTTTTTCGACCTTCATCCCCGGAGTGATGATCAGGTTTTTACTCTTCACCACGGACATCGGCAAAATCAAGGTATACATCTTCTTGGGATCGCTACCGCATTCCTCGCTGGGCGCGGCCAGATTGATGAAGAGCGTCTTCTTATAAGAATCCTTGGCCGAGGTGCCGGTGGTGCAGACCTTGTAGCCCGCCAGATTGTAGAAGCGGAAAGGCAACATCTCTTTGGTGCTGGCGGCGACGTTGGGCGTCTTGCGGCTGCCCTTGCCGTGCTCTTTGATCGTGCCCGGCAACTCCGAGGGGTTTTGCGCCGTCGAGACCTTTTCGGGGGTCGAGGACTGCGGTTGGCTCGCGGTCACCGCGCTGTTGTTGTTGGTGGCGTTCGGGGCCCCGCCGCCGCTGCAGGCGGCCAGAGCAAGACCCAGGGACAAAGAGACACACAGGTTTTTCAGTGAGAACATCGTGAAACTCCCCTTTAGATAGGTGACCTCGGAACAAATAGATGCCGCCACGGATAGCGACAAGCACCCGGAATTATCAAGGGCCAAAGGGCCCTTTACCCCGAATTTCAACCCTGTGGGGCCTTTTTCGGCACTTGGGGGCTCCAAAGTTTCGTATTAAAAGGAGATGAAGATTCCGTGGCTGGGGCAAGAATCGGTGTGTCCTGAAAATCCGTTATTTTTCATGGCGTTCAGTTGTTCGATCTTCGAGAAGGAGAATTCTGTGCAGATATTTTCTTGGAAGCCCCTTGTCGCGCGGCTAAACTAGGCCCATCTCGGAGGGGTGTTCATGTCCAATCCATCCATGCGCGGCCGCGCGGCGGCCTTTCTTTTTGCGGGTCTCTTGACGCTCTCCTCCTGCGGCGGAACGCCTCCCGACACGGGACTGGGCAACAGCGGCGGCGGCGGGGACCTCGGCGCCTCAGCTCCGGACTCGGGCGACAATTTCAGCCTCAACCTGGCCCTGGAATTGGCCCGATTGGATCTCCAGGCCTACCAGATGTTGAACGACTTCGAGAACGGGCAGCCCTTCTCGCTCCCCGCCCCCTACACCCTGGTGCAGACCTACCTGACCGACGAGCCCTTCGAGGGAGAGAATTTCGGCGGCATGGTGCCCATCGCCTACGTCGCGACCCAGGGTCCGAATATCTATGTCGTGTTCCGCGGCACCAAGACCGTCGTCGAGTGGTTCGACGACGCGCAGCTGGGGCAGGTGCCCTATCCCTTTCTCGCCGGCGGGGGCCTGACGGAGCAGGGCTTCACGAGCGTCTACGCGACGATCCACGCCGAGATCGTCCAGACGGTGAATCAACTGGCCCAGTCGGGGGATTTCACGGCGCTCTACGTGACCGGTCACAGTCTCGGCGGGGCGCTGGCGGTGCTGGCGGCGCCGGAATTGGCCAAGGCGACGCCCTTCTCTTCTCCCGTCATGTATAGCTTCGCCGGCCCGCGGGCCGGCAATCCCAAGTTCGGGCTCGGCACCTACGACCCCAACGTCGCGACCAGTTGGCGCGTGGTCAACACCAACGACCTGATTCCAAAATTGCCCAACCAGGTGACGGTCGTTTTCGAGGGCGGCACCTACAAGACCTATTTCTACCGGCACGTCGAGACCGAGCTCGACATCACCTTCGGCAATCCCGTCTCGGGACCCACGGATATCACCGACATCGAGTTCAACCACTCCCTGTGCAATTACTACAACACGCTCTGCGCGGAGACCGCCGACCCCCAGGCCTGCGAGCAGCAGGCGGGCGGGGCGGACGGCTGCAACACCTAGGCTTGAGAAATGTTCCCTTTGCCGCAGCCGGTCAGCGCTATCGCTCTGGGTCGCGGTGTACGGTCTGCGGGGAGAAGGCCGGCAGGCAGAGGGCGATGTATTCCGCCCCTTCCGGGTCGGGGCTGCTGTAGCGCACCCACTCGCCCTTGGCGGCGATCACCGCCTGGCCCGCGCCGACCTTCAGGCTGCCGCCCTCGAACTCCACAGTCAGCGCTCCCTTCAGGACCAAGGTGTACTCGTCGAATTCCGGCCGTTGGCCGGGTTCGGTCCAACCCGCCGGGCTCTGCATGTGGGCGAGGCTCAAGGCCTGGGTGCCCGTGTTCGCCCTGCCGACGTATTCGCGGATGACCTTGGGTTTGTTGCCGACGGCCGGGATGACGGTGGGATGGGGGATGAGACGGGGCATAGGGGCCTTTCTTTGGATTTCGGTTGGCGTTTTCGAGCTTCCCCGGCAAAATACCCCAAATTCCCACGGAAGGAAAACACCCAGGATGGCCATGAAACGACTACGCCGGGCGCTGCTGTTCGCCCTTCTCCTGCCGCTGCTCGGCGGCGCCTGCGCGAAGTTTCGTCCCCATTCCTCCCGGGACGCCGAGTTCCACCAGCGCGTCCAGACCCAGGAGCAAGGCAAGCTGAAGGTCTCCGTCGCGGCGCTGAGCGACAAGGAGAGCAAATATTACTTCGGCGTGCCGCTGGCGAAAAAGCGGATCCAGCCGGTCTGGCTGAAGGTGGTCAACGACGACGTGAAGCCGTACTGGCTTATGCCCATCGCCATGGACCCGGATTACTACTCGCCCAACGAGGCGGCCTACCGGCACCACTTCGGCCACGCCAAGCGCGACCAGGCGAAGATGGACGAGTATTTCAACGACCAGCAGATCGATTTTTACGCGCCGCCCGGGAAGACCACCGAGGGCTTCGTCTACGTCAATGTCGACCAAGGCGCCAAGGAGGTCAGCGTCGAGCTCTTGGCCGAAGACGACTTGAAGCGCTTTTCCTTCGTGGTGCCGGTGCCGGGCCTGAAGGCCGATTTCCAAACGGTGGATTTCGACAAGCTCTACAAGCCCGAGGAGATCCGCGAGGTCGATCTGACCACCCTGCGCAAAGAGCTGGAGGCCTATCCCTGCTGCACCTTCAACAAGAAGGGCCAGGGCGGCAAGGGAGACGCGGTCAACCTGGTCTTCGTCGGGGACGACGAGGACCTGATCACCAGCTTTATCCGGCGCGGTTGGAAGGAGACGGCGGCGCAGGACAAGGGTTCGTCCTGGAAGATGTTCAAGGCCTTTTTCTTTCACACGCCATACGAAAACGCCCCGATGAGCAAGCTCTACCTCTTCGGGCGGGGGCAGGACATGTCCTTCCAGAAGCCCCGGCGGACCATCCATCAGCGCAATCACCTCCGGTTGTGGATGACCCCGCTGCGTTACCTGGGCAAGCCCGTTTGGATCGGCACGATCAGCCGCGACATCGGCATTCGGGGGACCCTCAAGTCGCCCTTCTTCATGACGCACAAGATCGACTCCGACGTTGACGAGGCCCGCGACTTCGTCCTGCAAGACCTGCTGTATTCGGAGGCCATCGGCAGCTTCGGCTACGTCAAGGGCGTGGGCGAATACACTTACGAGCATCCTCGGAAAAACTTCATGGACGACACCTGGTACACCGACGGCCTGCGCATCGTCGTGATGTTTACGGATTACCCGACCTCGGTCCTGGACGCGAAGCAGCTGAAGTGGGAGACGCCCCCCTCGGAGCATCGGGATTTCTTCCTCAACAATCCGGAGTACCTCGAGCCCGACTCGAAGTGAGGCTTATTTGGCCAAGTCGCGCAACGGGCCCTTGTGGTTGATGAGGTCCTTGAGTTCGGCGTAGCCGATCTCGACCTCGGTAGGCCCGTAGACGTAGGCCGCGACCTCATAGGGATTGAAATAGAAGATCAGCCCGTCGGCGCCCGCGGCGAAGTTCTCGTTGAGCCGAAACTTCCCGCCGGGGAAGTCAAAGCCGGCCTCCTCCAGGCCCTGGCCCTCGGGGATCTTTCGGACCTCACGGAATTTCTTTTCGCCCAAGGCGTTCAGCTTGTCGAGGTAGCCGGGGAGCAGGAGCTCGTCCAGCGTGTAGGGTGCGCCGTTCTCGGGATTGAGGCTGACCAGCGTGCGGCTCGAGTTGGGGTGGGCCCCGCCGAGGAACTGCGTCTCCCGGAAGGAGAGGCTGAGAATCTTGGGGTCCTCGACTAGGACGTCGACGTTGCGCTCCAGGCTCCAAACTTGGGGCGCGTTGGAGAATTGCCGGCGATAGGCCTGGAAGTCCGCGAAGAAGTCCGCGGCGAAGCCCTCCAGATTGTCCGCCTTCTTTTCCCCGGTGGGGGCGAGCAGAAAGTCCATGACGCGCCGGTTAATCGCCTTCAGCCCGGCGGGATTCGGCCCCTGGGTAAAGACGGGGTAGGAGAATTTCAGATAAGTGCAGTTTTCGTCCGCCGGACTGCATTGGTTGAGGCCGCGGGAGAATGCCTCGAACTGGTGGCGCAGCGGCGCGCTCCGCTGGCAGGCGGCGAGGGAGATCAGGCAGAGCAGGGCGATCCATAAATGAAGCATTGGGCGACGCATAGCGGCCTCCTTGGCTGGCCCAGGTATAAACCCGGCGGGGGCCTCCGGTCCCGAGTTTTTTTACGGCGTCTCATTGCCGGCTTCCCTTCCCCGTCAATCCGGGTACAATCGAAGCCCACAACTTCCAGGAGTCGGCCATGCGAACATTCTTGAAACGTGGTCTCGTGACAGCGGCGTCCCTTCTTTGTCTGGCCCTTCCATCGGCCGGACACGCCAAAGAGGAGTCCAAGGACGCGAAGTCCGGCAAGGCCAAGGGCAAGGTCCAGTGCACGATGGCCTTCGAGCTGCGCAGCTGGGCCGTCTTCTACAAATCCGGCAAGGGCGAGGGGACCATTACTTGCAGTAACGGGCAGAAGGCCGACGTCAAGATCCGCACCCACGGCGGCGGGGTCCAGTTCGGGAAGAACAACATCGCCAACGGCTCGGGGAAATTCTCTCCTGTCAAAAAGCTCGAAGAGCTTTATGGCAAATACGCCTCGGTCGGCGGTCACGGCGGGGCGGTGAAGTCGCGGATCGGGCAGTCGCTTTCGAAGGACGACATCTCGCTCAACATCAAGGGGACCGGCACCGGCGTCAACTTCGGTTTTGACTTCGGCAGCCTTCGCATCTCGCCGATGTCGGCCGAGGACAAGGAGGAGTGGGAGGAGCGCGAGCGGGAGGAGGCCGAAAAGGAGGCCAAGAAGCAAGCGGATGAGGCCAAGAAGGCCGCCGAAAAAAAGGAGGATGCGAAATGAAACTCTGCTACATGCCCGGCAGTTGCGCCCTGGCGCCGCACATCGCCCTGCACTGGATCGGCAAACCTTTCGAGATCTGGAAGATCGATCGCGAGCTGCTGCAGGACGCGCAGTACCTCAAGATCAACCCCCTCGGCAAAGTCCCCGCCCTGATCGAGGACGACGGCGCGACGCTCACCGAGTGCGGAGCGATTTTAACCTACCTCGCGGAGAAATTCCCCGAGGCCCGGCTCGGCCCCGGCGAGGGGATCCGCGCGCGCTACGAGATGAACCAATGGATCTCGCACTTGGGTGGCAACGTCCACCCGGCCTTCTATCCCTTCTTCCTGACCGCCCGTTACCACCCTGATCCGGCTCAGCATGCCGCCGTCAAGGAACATGTTCAGGCGCAGATCTACAAGCAGATGGACCTCATGGAGCGCCAGATGGCGGGACGCGACTGGGTCTTGGAGGGGCGGAGGACGGTCGTCGACGCCTACCTCTTCGCGCTGTTCCGCTGGAACAAGCGACTGCCGCGGCCGATGACGGAGTATCCCAACCTCCTGCGCTGGTACCGGAAGATGGGCGAGGATCCCGGCGTGGGGCGCGCCCTCGCCGAGCAGGGACTCGAACTGTAAAAAAAAGGGCCGCCGCTTGCGCGACGACCCATTCCCTTACCACTTCTCCTCTGAAACTACTTCTTTCGGATCCGGCGTAAGGGCGAAATCATCAGCGCCGCGGCGAAGAGGGCCCAAGGCGCCAGGTCGGTGGTGCCGCTGCCGGCGCCGCCCAGGGCGCAGCCCATGTTGCCGCTGCCCTCGAAGTACCAGGCGGGGTAATCGAAGGGGCTGTTAGCCTCATCCACCGCGATCTCGCCGTCGGCCT
The sequence above is a segment of the Deltaproteobacteria bacterium PRO3 genome. Coding sequences within it:
- a CDS encoding class I SAM-dependent methyltransferase, with amino-acid sequence MNLKAHWESVYERKKPEEVSWYQENPARSLAMIESAGLGKEDPIIDVGGGASKLASVLYDLGYRNLTVLDISKKALETARQRMGAAADAVQWVEADVTRFRAPQRYRFWHDRAVFHFLTDPADRKLYLETLRNSLSNPGYVMIASFSLEGPERCSGLPVQRYSQETLQQTLGSEFECLRRESEAHRTPGGTLQQFLYSLFRREV
- a CDS encoding ABC transporter ATP-binding protein, with the protein product MSRDSKKIEKLRRRAKERRDEKTHRQARRYQKHLQSRCWRRFLGYLGAYRGRIAGIVALILLTALFEIVLPQIVRFVLDVVVPRKDYRLLGWTIAAGAGCYLLHAAFRYLEQRSVVDFSLRLVAHIRRDLFAYQLSLPLDYFEKNGPGRLLSKLTYSTTMIKLLVETFAYTCLRTLVLIALIVIAAAFIDLKLTLILLLLAPLVAIYIRRLNRYMSEVASQLQTKNDQILQVLQRVYSSIRIFQVFGNPEKEVRRLDELLQGDLAFRLKRTMVYAGNNILIHLLTAIIVLGALWYGGAQIIQGKLSQGDVMAYVIYLSMLLYPVAEFVRASAFLQAGKIGVRTVFSVYENHAPLPEPAHPVEAREIRGDLEFRNVWFSYPGGGPGLKHLNLKAKAGRRLLVVGASGSGKSTLLNLLLRLYDPERGSVCVDGIPVQRFRLRDLRSLFTVVLQEELHAEDSVMENLYLAEEADWAAKVEGTLGWTRQLGIDRKLTRRHKKLGEAMGSGGLGFSRGELQKVALLRAARRPAPIVLLDEPTASMDPRSERQALEKMGEWFRGKTVLMISHRPVPEFQADWIAVLREGRIEAQGSHFYLLKHSAYYRDLLRRPGPPEASAPDGAADAGA
- a CDS encoding lipase family protein: MSNPSMRGRAAAFLFAGLLTLSSCGGTPPDTGLGNSGGGGDLGASAPDSGDNFSLNLALELARLDLQAYQMLNDFENGQPFSLPAPYTLVQTYLTDEPFEGENFGGMVPIAYVATQGPNIYVVFRGTKTVVEWFDDAQLGQVPYPFLAGGGLTEQGFTSVYATIHAEIVQTVNQLAQSGDFTALYVTGHSLGGALAVLAAPELAKATPFSSPVMYSFAGPRAGNPKFGLGTYDPNVATSWRVVNTNDLIPKLPNQVTVVFEGGTYKTYFYRHVETELDITFGNPVSGPTDITDIEFNHSLCNYYNTLCAETADPQACEQQAGGADGCNT
- a CDS encoding cupin, giving the protein MPRLIPHPTVIPAVGNKPKVIREYVGRANTGTQALSLAHMQSPAGWTEPGQRPEFDEYTLVLKGALTVEFEGGSLKVGAGQAVIAAKGEWVRYSSPDPEGAEYIALCLPAFSPQTVHRDPER
- a CDS encoding DUF3298 and DUF4163 domain-containing protein, whose protein sequence is MRRPMLHLWIALLCLISLAACQRSAPLRHQFEAFSRGLNQCSPADENCTYLKFSYPVFTQGPNPAGLKAINRRVMDFLLAPTGEKKADNLEGFAADFFADFQAYRRQFSNAPQVWSLERNVDVLVEDPKILSLSFRETQFLGGAHPNSSRTLVSLNPENGAPYTLDELLLPGYLDKLNALGEKKFREVRKIPEGQGLEEAGFDFPGGKFRLNENFAAGADGLIFYFNPYEVAAYVYGPTEVEIGYAELKDLINHKGPLRDLAK
- a CDS encoding glutathione S-transferase, whose translation is MKLCYMPGSCALAPHIALHWIGKPFEIWKIDRELLQDAQYLKINPLGKVPALIEDDGATLTECGAILTYLAEKFPEARLGPGEGIRARYEMNQWISHLGGNVHPAFYPFFLTARYHPDPAQHAAVKEHVQAQIYKQMDLMERQMAGRDWVLEGRRTVVDAYLFALFRWNKRLPRPMTEYPNLLRWYRKMGEDPGVGRALAEQGLEL